One window from the genome of Methylophaga thalassica encodes:
- the guaA gene encoding glutamine-hydrolyzing GMP synthase — MTSNIHDHRILILDFGSQYTQLIARRIREAGVYCELRNPEITEAEIREFNPKGIILSGGPDSTIGEAAPSAPQIVFEMGLPVFGICYGMQTMAAQLGGAVESSNHREFGYAQIRARGHSELLRDIEDHTTAEGWGMLDVWMSHGDRVSELPEGFKVIASTDSAPIAGMADEDRRFYGVQFHPEVTHTTQGQRMIERFLVDICGCECLWTSANIIEDSITAIREQVGDDDVLLGLSGGVDSSVVAALLHKAIGDQLTCVFVDNGLLRENEGDQVMAMFAKHMGIRVIRVDAEDRFLKELAGEADPEKKRKIIGRVFVEVFDEESAKLENVKWLAQGTIYPDVIESAAAKTGKAHVIKTHHNVGGLPEHMKLKLVEPLRELFKDEVRKLGVELGLPSDMVYRHPFPGPGLGVRILGEVKKEFADLLRKADNIFIEELRKHDLYDKTSQAFAVFLPVKSVGVMGDGRRYDYVVSLRAVETIDFMTARWANLPYDFLDLVSRRIINETAGISRVVYDISGKPPATIEWE, encoded by the coding sequence ATGACCAGCAATATTCACGACCATCGTATTCTTATCCTTGATTTTGGCTCGCAGTACACGCAATTAATCGCGCGTCGTATTCGTGAAGCCGGCGTGTATTGTGAACTTCGTAACCCGGAAATCACCGAAGCCGAGATTCGTGAATTCAATCCTAAAGGCATTATTCTGTCGGGTGGCCCGGACTCAACCATCGGCGAAGCCGCGCCAAGTGCCCCACAAATTGTCTTTGAAATGGGACTGCCGGTATTCGGCATTTGTTATGGCATGCAAACAATGGCTGCCCAACTTGGTGGCGCTGTAGAATCATCGAATCATCGTGAATTTGGTTATGCACAAATTCGTGCACGTGGTCACTCAGAATTATTACGTGATATCGAAGATCACACCACAGCAGAAGGCTGGGGTATGTTGGATGTCTGGATGAGTCATGGTGATCGCGTTTCTGAATTACCTGAAGGTTTTAAAGTTATCGCCAGCACCGATAGCGCACCTATCGCCGGTATGGCAGATGAAGATCGTCGCTTTTATGGCGTTCAATTCCATCCGGAAGTCACTCATACCACACAAGGTCAACGCATGATTGAGCGTTTCCTTGTCGATATCTGTGGCTGCGAATGTTTATGGACATCCGCCAATATTATCGAAGACAGTATCACGGCTATTCGTGAACAGGTCGGTGATGATGACGTGTTATTAGGCTTATCTGGCGGCGTTGACTCATCGGTTGTTGCTGCTTTGCTGCATAAAGCGATTGGCGATCAGTTAACCTGCGTATTTGTGGATAACGGTCTGCTTCGTGAAAACGAAGGTGATCAAGTGATGGCCATGTTTGCAAAACACATGGGCATTCGTGTCATTCGTGTCGATGCTGAAGACCGCTTCCTGAAAGAATTAGCCGGCGAAGCTGATCCTGAGAAAAAACGTAAAATCATCGGCCGTGTCTTTGTTGAAGTCTTTGATGAAGAATCAGCCAAACTGGAAAATGTGAAATGGCTGGCTCAAGGCACCATCTACCCAGATGTTATCGAGTCAGCAGCAGCAAAAACCGGCAAAGCCCATGTGATTAAAACGCATCATAATGTCGGTGGCCTGCCTGAACATATGAAACTCAAACTGGTTGAACCCTTACGTGAGTTGTTCAAAGATGAAGTACGTAAACTGGGTGTGGAACTTGGTCTGCCTTCAGATATGGTTTACCGTCACCCCTTCCCTGGTCCAGGTCTAGGTGTACGTATTCTTGGTGAAGTGAAAAAAGAATTTGCGGATCTATTACGTAAAGCAGACAACATCTTTATCGAAGAACTACGTAAACATGATCTCTATGATAAAACCAGTCAGGCGTTTGCTGTATTTCTACCGGTAAAATCTGTTGGGGTTATGGGCGATGGTCGTCGTTATGACTATGTCGTATCACTACGCGCTGTAGAAACGATTGATTTTATGACAGCACGCTGGGCCAATCTGCCTTATGATTTCCTCGATCTGGTTTCACGCCGTATCATCAATGAAACAGCCGGTATTTCTCGAGTTGTTTATGATATCTCAGGCAAACCACCCGCCACGATTGAATGGGAATAA
- a CDS encoding nucleotidyltransferase domain-containing protein, with protein sequence MRQADFPYLPKDFIQTAEGLIFAVVSYHPHQQKIGCFLRYIENQGQWQKIDTEQANRLLARHYPKYLFKSLQFDAEFHAVKPEDVEVHHQPEQHLTSVLACSPNDEIEEKCHRLIAILTKYGVNTASLGLTGSMLIGQQKKGSDIDLVVYGREAFRQTREAVKQAVAEQQLTALDLSLMKDNFQRRGGELNFEEFAWHEARKYNKAAIDGTKFDIGMVSLPEELVVDHHHYIKQGISTLKAVVIDDQQAFDFPARYLIDNEMTPEVISFTHTYVGQAQAGETIEVAGAVECDSASGQRRLVVGSTREAIGEYIKVCRDL encoded by the coding sequence ATGAGACAGGCAGATTTCCCTTATTTGCCAAAAGACTTTATTCAGACGGCTGAAGGTCTTATCTTTGCTGTGGTCAGTTATCATCCCCATCAACAAAAAATTGGTTGTTTTCTACGTTATATCGAAAATCAAGGTCAATGGCAGAAAATTGATACTGAGCAGGCCAATCGTTTATTAGCCCGCCATTACCCTAAATATCTTTTTAAATCACTGCAGTTTGATGCTGAGTTTCATGCGGTAAAACCCGAGGATGTTGAGGTTCATCATCAACCAGAACAACATCTAACGTCTGTTCTTGCTTGTTCTCCAAATGATGAAATTGAAGAAAAATGCCACCGTTTAATCGCTATCCTCACCAAATATGGTGTGAATACGGCTTCTCTAGGATTGACAGGATCAATGTTGATTGGTCAGCAAAAGAAAGGTTCGGATATTGATTTGGTGGTATATGGGCGCGAGGCTTTTCGTCAAACCCGTGAGGCAGTTAAACAAGCTGTTGCGGAGCAGCAACTCACGGCGCTTGACCTGTCACTCATGAAAGATAATTTCCAACGACGCGGTGGTGAACTTAATTTTGAAGAGTTTGCCTGGCATGAAGCCCGTAAATATAACAAGGCGGCGATTGATGGTACCAAATTTGATATTGGTATGGTCAGTTTGCCGGAAGAGTTAGTCGTTGATCATCACCACTATATTAAGCAAGGAATTTCTACCTTAAAAGCAGTGGTGATTGATGATCAGCAAGCATTTGATTTTCCCGCCCGTTATCTTATTGATAATGAAATGACGCCGGAAGTCATTTCATTTACCCATACCTATGTTGGTCAGGCACAAGCGGGAGAGACCATTGAGGTAGCAGGAGCGGTAGAGTGTGATTCGGCATCAGGACAACGTCGTTTAGTTGTTGGATCAACCCGTGAAGCTATTGGTGAATATATAAAGGTGTGTAGAGACTTATGA
- a CDS encoding DUF6524 family protein — translation MAQRFNFQSFLLRFLFALLLVFVSYNPSGYSYYHWAQDAFFGQGTFKTPPFAMTTVLLLIGWTIYLRATFRSLGGLGLLLALAFFAIIIWWLVDLGLLGINDFSILSYIALFLIAAVLAVGMSWSHIRRRISGQIDTDDVDED, via the coding sequence ATGGCTCAACGCTTTAACTTCCAGAGCTTTTTACTTCGTTTTCTATTTGCTTTGCTTTTAGTTTTTGTCAGTTATAACCCAAGCGGCTATAGCTATTATCACTGGGCACAAGACGCTTTCTTTGGTCAGGGTACATTTAAAACACCACCGTTTGCGATGACAACTGTGTTATTGCTAATTGGCTGGACGATTTACCTTAGGGCGACCTTCCGTTCTTTAGGTGGACTTGGCTTGTTACTGGCTTTAGCCTTTTTTGCCATTATCATCTGGTGGCTGGTCGATCTGGGTTTATTAGGGATCAACGATTTCTCGATTCTTAGCTATATCGCCTTATTCCTGATTGCCGCGGTTTTAGCAGTCGGTATGTCTTGGTCACATATTCGTCGTCGTATCTCAGGTCAAATTGATACAGATGACGTCGATGAAGATTAA
- the xseA gene encoding exodeoxyribonuclease VII large subunit, with protein MAVQSTSNQTSALANRAVKDVYPVSRLVREARVLLEGSFPLIWVEGEISNLAMPASGHIYFTLKDEAAQVRCAMFRNRNNQLRFTPENGMQVLLRVRVSLYEGRGEFQLIVEHMEEAGSGALQRAYEALKHRLGQEGLFDQTHKKTLPILPKSIGIISSPDGAAVHDIVSVLKRRFPAVDVVLYPVAVQGENSAGQLIAAVKLADQRRDCDVIIIGRGGGSLEDLWSFNDEQLARAIFACELPIISAVGHEIDFTICDFVADVRAPTPSAAAELAVPDVQQYVLNFQRYQQQLTHIIRHRLTSEQRHLQHLHRALPRPELILRQQTQWLTQQKRMLDSAWHHQLLNYQQKLDYLSVRLKHPRAQIEKQRSVLKSLTHRLQTAYRTHQKSINLQFSSLQLRLQRQVPLSQLREQQNALQTLSKQNHRLIHQHLDKARQFLAQQVRTLAAVSPLNTLDRGYSITSKQNSGEVITVASEVAPGDSVLVRLHQGQLSCEVKKVDEK; from the coding sequence ATGGCAGTACAATCTACATCTAATCAAACAAGCGCATTAGCAAATCGCGCAGTGAAAGATGTGTACCCGGTTTCACGTTTAGTCAGAGAAGCCCGTGTGCTGCTGGAAGGCTCATTTCCATTGATTTGGGTTGAAGGCGAGATATCAAATTTGGCCATGCCCGCCTCAGGACACATTTACTTCACTTTAAAAGATGAAGCCGCGCAAGTTCGTTGTGCCATGTTCCGGAATCGTAATAACCAATTACGCTTTACCCCTGAAAACGGTATGCAGGTTTTGTTACGGGTGCGGGTTAGCTTATACGAGGGACGTGGTGAGTTTCAGCTCATTGTTGAGCATATGGAAGAGGCGGGAAGTGGTGCATTACAGCGAGCATATGAGGCTCTGAAGCACCGACTTGGTCAAGAAGGTCTGTTTGATCAGACGCACAAAAAAACATTACCAATATTACCTAAATCCATAGGCATTATTTCATCGCCAGACGGTGCTGCTGTGCATGATATTGTCAGTGTGCTGAAACGCCGTTTTCCAGCCGTTGATGTGGTGTTATATCCCGTCGCCGTTCAAGGCGAAAATTCAGCAGGACAATTAATTGCCGCTGTTAAACTCGCGGATCAGCGACGTGATTGTGATGTCATTATTATTGGCCGAGGTGGTGGCTCACTGGAAGATCTCTGGAGCTTTAATGATGAGCAGTTAGCAAGGGCCATTTTTGCTTGTGAGTTGCCGATTATTTCTGCTGTTGGACATGAGATTGATTTTACGATTTGTGACTTTGTCGCTGATGTCAGAGCACCAACACCATCAGCTGCCGCAGAGTTAGCCGTGCCGGATGTGCAGCAATATGTGTTGAATTTTCAGCGCTATCAGCAGCAATTAACGCATATTATTCGTCATCGTCTTACCTCTGAACAACGTCATTTACAACATTTGCACAGAGCATTGCCCAGACCAGAGTTGATATTACGTCAACAAACGCAATGGCTAACGCAACAAAAACGTATGTTGGACTCTGCCTGGCATCACCAATTGCTGAATTACCAGCAAAAGCTGGATTATTTATCTGTCAGATTAAAACATCCCAGAGCACAAATCGAAAAGCAGCGATCTGTACTAAAAAGTCTGACTCATCGTTTGCAGACGGCGTACAGAACTCATCAGAAAAGTATTAATCTGCAATTTTCTTCATTACAGCTCAGATTGCAGAGACAGGTTCCATTGTCTCAACTACGTGAACAGCAAAATGCTTTGCAAACGCTGAGTAAACAAAACCATCGATTAATACATCAGCATCTCGATAAGGCAAGACAGTTTCTGGCACAACAGGTGAGAACGCTTGCCGCGGTCAGTCCCCTGAATACACTGGACAGAGGCTATAGCATTACTAGCAAGCAGAATTCCGGTGAAGTCATTACCGTGGCATCTGAGGTTGCTCCCGGTGATAGCGTATTAGTAAGGTTACACCAAGGCCAACTGAGTTGTGAGGTGAAGAAAGTTGATGAAAAGTAG
- the yccX gene encoding acylphosphatase: MGIKQKHCLISGRVQGVSYRYSAQQQAHKLGVTGWVRNLADGRVELLIQGEAQQLEDMLNWANQGPRFAEVTSIEVTEQSADLTFTDFEIR; the protein is encoded by the coding sequence ATGGGAATAAAGCAAAAGCATTGTCTAATAAGTGGCCGGGTTCAAGGCGTCAGTTACCGCTACTCGGCCCAGCAACAAGCACATAAACTTGGTGTAACCGGCTGGGTCAGAAACCTAGCTGATGGCCGGGTAGAATTACTCATTCAAGGTGAAGCTCAGCAACTGGAAGATATGCTCAACTGGGCCAATCAAGGCCCGCGGTTTGCTGAGGTCACCTCAATTGAAGTCACAGAACAATCAGCTGACCTGACATTCACTGATTTTGAGATTCGTTGA
- the gnd gene encoding decarboxylating NADP(+)-dependent phosphogluconate dehydrogenase: MREVDNPAVADIGVVGLAVMGQNLVLNMNDKGFKVSVFNRTTSKVDDFINGPAKDTNIIGFHDLKSFVNSLKLPRRVMLMVKAGPVVDTFIEQLVPYLEKGDIIIDGGNSLFNDSDRRTQELRQKGILFIGSGVSGGEEGARHGPSLMPGGNHAGWSAIKPIFQAIAAQVDGEPCCDWVGNDGAGHYVKMVHNGIEYGDMQLICEAYQMMREGLGMSGDEIHQVFAEWNEGVLDSYLIEITRDILAKRDENGELLVDHILDTAGQKGTGKWTGMNALDLGIPLTLIGEAVFSRCLSSLKDERVKASKVLPAITSSFEGDKAEMVNAIRDALYASKIISYAQGYMLMREAAKIYGWELNYGGIALMWRGGCIIRSQFLGKIRDAFDLNPDLHNLLLDDFFIDAITESLPGWRKAVATAVSLGVPVPTFSSALSFYDGYRSERLPANLLQAQRDYFGAHTYERIDKPRGEFFHTNWTGQGGDVSASTYDV, from the coding sequence ATGAGAGAAGTAGATAATCCTGCAGTAGCAGATATTGGTGTTGTCGGACTTGCCGTGATGGGGCAGAACCTTGTTTTAAATATGAATGACAAGGGCTTCAAAGTGTCGGTATTTAACCGTACAACGAGTAAAGTCGATGACTTTATTAATGGACCAGCGAAAGATACCAATATCATTGGATTTCATGATCTGAAAAGTTTTGTGAATAGCCTGAAATTACCGCGGCGGGTCATGTTAATGGTCAAAGCCGGTCCGGTGGTGGATACTTTCATTGAGCAGTTGGTGCCGTACCTCGAGAAAGGCGACATCATCATTGATGGCGGAAACTCCTTATTCAATGATAGTGACAGAAGAACACAAGAATTACGTCAGAAAGGGATTTTATTTATCGGCAGTGGTGTTTCCGGAGGGGAAGAAGGCGCTCGCCATGGTCCTTCTTTAATGCCAGGGGGAAATCATGCCGGCTGGTCAGCAATTAAACCTATTTTTCAGGCTATCGCTGCACAGGTTGATGGTGAGCCGTGTTGTGACTGGGTCGGTAATGATGGTGCTGGACATTACGTCAAAATGGTACATAACGGCATTGAGTATGGTGATATGCAGCTTATATGCGAAGCGTATCAGATGATGAGGGAAGGGCTTGGCATGAGTGGTGATGAGATTCACCAGGTTTTTGCTGAGTGGAATGAAGGTGTGCTTGACTCATATTTGATTGAAATTACCCGCGATATTCTGGCCAAACGTGATGAGAATGGTGAGTTGCTGGTCGATCACATTCTCGATACTGCCGGACAGAAAGGCACGGGTAAATGGACAGGCATGAATGCACTTGATTTGGGTATACCATTAACCCTGATTGGTGAGGCCGTGTTCTCAAGATGTTTATCATCGTTAAAAGATGAACGGGTAAAAGCTTCGAAAGTGTTACCTGCTATTACCTCATCGTTTGAAGGGGATAAAGCGGAAATGGTCAACGCGATTCGTGATGCTTTATATGCATCAAAAATTATCTCCTACGCGCAAGGTTATATGCTGATGCGTGAAGCAGCTAAGATTTATGGCTGGGAGCTGAATTATGGTGGTATCGCTTTAATGTGGCGTGGTGGCTGTATTATTCGAAGTCAGTTTTTGGGCAAAATTCGTGATGCCTTTGATCTCAATCCTGATCTGCATAATCTGTTACTGGACGACTTTTTTATTGACGCTATCACAGAATCGTTGCCGGGCTGGCGTAAGGCTGTAGCGACAGCGGTCAGTCTTGGCGTTCCTGTGCCAACATTCAGTAGCGCGCTTTCCTTCTATGATGGTTATAGAAGTGAACGCTTACCCGCTAATTTATTACAGGCACAACGTGATTATTTTGGTGCGCATACTTATGAGCGTATTGATAAACCGCGGGGTGAGTTTTTTCATACGAATTGGACAGGGCAAGGTGGTGATGTTTCAGCGTCCACTTATGACGTTTAA
- a CDS encoding phosphate-starvation-inducible protein PsiE has product MQHPIKNSVSRSLLFAQDIGLILVAIATMVAIGIEVKVMIDNSYVSLTDLLLMFIYLEVLTMVAVYYESGELPIKIPLYIAIVALARYLILDMKNIDTWRILGIASSIFLLGASIIVIYYCKKLMQEKVES; this is encoded by the coding sequence ATGCAGCACCCAATTAAAAATTCGGTAAGCCGATCTCTTCTTTTCGCTCAGGACATAGGATTGATATTAGTTGCCATAGCGACGATGGTAGCTATCGGCATTGAAGTGAAAGTAATGATTGATAACAGCTATGTGTCATTGACAGATTTGCTGTTGATGTTCATCTACCTGGAAGTACTGACCATGGTTGCCGTTTATTATGAGTCAGGCGAGTTGCCAATAAAAATACCGTTATATATTGCGATTGTTGCCTTAGCGCGCTATTTGATTCTGGACATGAAAAACATCGATACGTGGCGCATTCTAGGAATAGCCTCATCGATTTTCTTGCTTGGCGCCTCGATTATCGTTATCTACTACTGCAAAAAACTGATGCAGGAGAAGGTTGAAAGCTGA
- a CDS encoding DUF3144 domain-containing protein, whose protein sequence is MSERDTAFFDRADAFIRIANEQMEKGAAAGEVSASFMYGLARYTAWFSASGWTQSKDMSDAKQETIDFFVKEYRQMLEMNMDDYIQNFDQYIQVSEELKQKG, encoded by the coding sequence ATGAGTGAGAGAGATACTGCCTTTTTTGACCGTGCTGATGCGTTTATTCGTATAGCTAATGAGCAAATGGAAAAGGGGGCTGCCGCAGGTGAAGTAAGTGCTTCATTTATGTATGGACTGGCACGCTATACGGCATGGTTCAGTGCTTCAGGTTGGACCCAAAGCAAAGATATGTCAGACGCGAAACAGGAAACTATCGACTTTTTTGTAAAAGAATATCGTCAAATGTTGGAAATGAATATGGATGATTATATTCAAAACTTTGACCAGTATATTCAAGTCTCAGAAGAGCTAAAACAAAAAGGTTAG
- a CDS encoding SdiA-regulated domain-containing protein codes for MQNLKYILSHWLTITVLCSSTLLLLSHTHTEAEIKNVPKWDINSHYDVGKPVKISGIEDNLSGLTYHPESDHLFAVVNHPTQLIELTKQGDIVRRIHLDGFVDTESVDYLGKNTFVVSEERRQQLVFFSINDATTKVSYDKSERLPMNWAEHSNRGVEGVAWSAQYGFFVLQEEPPRILNHVLHHTETSIDVEKLNHSLPDHVDDLAGISLFYAEQQPFLLVLSEASNALHMINLSGDKVASLSLKTGPFNFWPIMKQPEGVAVDNDGHIYIVGEPNQMLKLNRKTTLKQSF; via the coding sequence ATGCAAAATCTAAAATACATTTTAAGTCACTGGTTAACGATTACCGTCTTATGCTCCAGTACCCTATTATTGCTTAGTCATACCCATACTGAAGCAGAAATAAAAAATGTACCAAAGTGGGACATAAACTCTCATTACGATGTTGGTAAACCCGTCAAAATTTCAGGTATTGAAGACAACTTGTCAGGTCTGACCTATCATCCTGAAAGCGATCATCTCTTCGCCGTAGTCAATCACCCTACCCAGCTTATCGAACTGACCAAACAAGGTGATATTGTTCGCCGTATTCATCTTGATGGTTTTGTTGATACAGAAAGTGTCGATTATCTTGGAAAAAACACCTTTGTTGTGTCAGAAGAACGAAGACAGCAACTGGTGTTCTTTTCCATCAATGATGCGACAACAAAAGTCAGTTATGACAAGAGTGAACGCTTACCCATGAATTGGGCAGAACACAGCAATAGGGGTGTGGAGGGCGTGGCATGGTCCGCCCAATATGGCTTTTTTGTCTTGCAGGAAGAGCCACCTAGAATTTTGAATCATGTCTTACATCATACTGAGACGAGTATTGATGTCGAAAAACTTAACCACTCATTACCCGATCATGTTGATGATTTGGCTGGCATCAGCCTATTTTACGCAGAACAACAACCTTTTCTTCTTGTGTTAAGCGAAGCATCCAATGCACTGCATATGATCAATTTAAGCGGGGACAAAGTCGCCAGTCTGTCATTAAAAACTGGCCCATTTAATTTTTGGCCGATTATGAAACAACCTGAAGGGGTAGCGGTTGATAACGATGGTCATATTTATATTGTCGGAGAGCCAAATCAGATGCTCAAATTAAACCGAAAAACAACCCTCAAGCAATCATTCTGA
- the guaB gene encoding IMP dehydrogenase: MRIAQEALTFDDVLLLPAYSNVLPRDVNLTTKLTRDITINIPLLSAAMDTVTESRLAIAMAQEGGLGILHKNMTIEQQANEVRKVKKFESGVVRDPITVSPNTTIGEVVELTRSHNISGVPVVDGDDLVGIVTSRDLRFETHYDNPVSEIMTKKDKLVTVKEDASREEVLSLLHTNRIEKVLVTDDNFHLTGMITVKDIQKQTDNPLASKDDQERLRVGAAVGIGAESNTRVEALAAAGVDVIVVDTAHGHSQGVLDQVKWVKQNFPQVQVIGGNIATAEAALALVEAGADAVKVGIGPGSICTTRIVAGVGVPQISAISNVAKALEGTGIPVIADGGIRFSGDIAKALVAGAHTIMIGGMFAGTEEAPGEVELYQGRSYKSYRGMGSMGAMQQKQGSSDRYFQESSEADKLVPEGIEGRVPFKGSLSAVIHQLIGGIRASMGYTGSATIEDMRTKPQFVKVTSAGMSESHVHDVTIIKEAPNYRVN, from the coding sequence ATGAGAATTGCTCAAGAAGCCCTGACGTTTGATGACGTATTACTCCTACCTGCGTACTCAAACGTTCTCCCACGTGATGTCAATTTAACCACCAAGTTAACACGTGACATCACTATTAACATCCCCTTGCTCTCTGCAGCTATGGATACCGTCACCGAAAGTCGTTTAGCTATCGCTATGGCTCAGGAAGGTGGTTTGGGGATTCTGCATAAAAACATGACCATCGAACAACAGGCTAATGAAGTCCGTAAGGTCAAAAAATTTGAAAGCGGTGTTGTTCGTGATCCCATCACTGTGTCACCAAACACCACCATTGGTGAAGTGGTTGAACTGACCCGTTCACATAATATCTCTGGTGTACCTGTTGTTGATGGTGATGATCTGGTTGGTATCGTGACAAGTCGTGATCTACGTTTTGAAACGCATTACGACAACCCTGTTTCTGAAATCATGACCAAAAAAGACAAACTGGTCACCGTAAAAGAAGACGCTTCGCGTGAAGAAGTATTAAGTCTTTTACATACCAACCGTATAGAGAAAGTGCTGGTTACCGATGATAACTTCCATCTGACTGGCATGATTACTGTCAAAGATATCCAGAAACAAACAGATAACCCACTGGCATCTAAAGATGATCAGGAGCGTTTACGTGTAGGTGCTGCTGTTGGTATTGGTGCGGAAAGTAATACACGCGTTGAAGCCTTAGCGGCTGCTGGTGTTGATGTTATCGTTGTCGATACTGCTCACGGCCATTCACAAGGTGTTCTGGATCAGGTCAAATGGGTAAAACAAAATTTCCCTCAGGTTCAGGTCATTGGTGGCAACATTGCTACTGCTGAAGCGGCTTTGGCCTTAGTTGAAGCGGGTGCCGATGCAGTTAAAGTCGGTATTGGTCCTGGCTCAATTTGTACAACACGTATTGTTGCGGGTGTCGGCGTTCCTCAAATCAGCGCCATCAGCAATGTAGCAAAAGCGTTAGAAGGTACAGGTATACCCGTTATCGCTGACGGTGGTATTCGTTTCTCAGGTGATATCGCAAAAGCACTGGTTGCTGGTGCACACACCATCATGATCGGCGGTATGTTTGCCGGTACTGAAGAAGCGCCAGGCGAAGTCGAACTTTATCAAGGTCGTTCATACAAGTCCTACCGCGGTATGGGTTCGATGGGCGCGATGCAGCAAAAACAAGGTTCAAGTGATCGTTACTTCCAGGAATCCAGCGAAGCAGACAAACTGGTTCCAGAAGGTATTGAAGGCCGCGTACCATTCAAAGGCAGCCTGAGCGCCGTCATTCATCAGCTTATCGGTGGCATCCGTGCCAGCATGGGTTACACCGGTTCAGCAACGATTGAAGATATGCGTACCAAACCGCAATTCGTTAAAGTCACTTCTGCCGGAATGAGTGAAAGTCATGTCCATGACGTCACCATCATCAAAGAAGCACCGAACTACCGCGTTAACTAA
- a CDS encoding MFS transporter, with protein sequence MSKQEQDFTETAAQLAWNTLTSEDDGRACKDIPEQACDEQPRNFSTHIISLSLTKSADAFVNPKLILSWILTTLGAPAYFIGLLVPIREAGSLLPQLFIANTIRSLPLRKYAWVLGSFIQGMCAAGMGIAVLSLEGTQLGITIVCLLGLLALSRSMCSVSYKDVLGKTVSKSKRGTATGTASSLSAGLVIAYAVLISLNLVDKLTLVTIGLFFAAGFWVIASALFSTLEEQKGATEGGGSLFIIAKQNFSYLYKDRELGLFIVTRALLIATALAPPFMLALNAEHLNNNIGGLGSLLLASSLASLVSGYVWGRLADISSRKVLLLSGFSAGVALLLTVIAASYHLLEVYWVLPALLFTLMVAYEGVRMGRSIHLVDIADQDKRAIYTALSNSIIGVFLLLGGLFSIVSHWYGEQVVLLVFALMSFSSMVSAYLMKEAQ encoded by the coding sequence GTGTCAAAACAAGAACAAGATTTCACTGAAACGGCTGCACAGCTAGCATGGAATACACTCACCTCAGAGGATGATGGCCGAGCATGCAAAGATATACCAGAACAAGCATGTGATGAGCAGCCCAGAAATTTCTCAACTCATATTATCTCTCTGTCATTAACAAAATCAGCGGATGCCTTTGTTAATCCAAAACTGATTTTGAGTTGGATTCTGACGACGCTAGGTGCACCTGCTTATTTCATCGGTTTATTAGTTCCGATTCGCGAAGCAGGTTCCTTATTACCTCAGTTGTTTATCGCCAATACCATTCGCTCTTTGCCTTTGCGTAAATATGCCTGGGTCTTAGGGAGTTTTATTCAGGGTATGTGTGCAGCAGGCATGGGCATTGCCGTTCTCAGTCTGGAAGGAACCCAGCTCGGTATTACAATTGTGTGTTTATTAGGTCTTTTGGCCCTGTCACGCAGTATGTGTTCAGTCTCTTATAAAGACGTATTGGGTAAAACAGTCAGTAAATCCAAGCGTGGCACAGCAACCGGAACGGCTTCTTCTTTGTCAGCCGGACTGGTTATTGCCTATGCCGTACTGATTTCTCTTAACCTCGTTGATAAATTAACCTTGGTCACCATCGGTCTTTTTTTTGCAGCAGGATTTTGGGTCATTGCCAGCGCCTTATTTTCTACATTGGAAGAGCAGAAAGGTGCAACAGAAGGTGGGGGTAGCCTGTTTATTATCGCTAAACAAAATTTTTCTTATCTCTATAAAGACAGGGAGTTAGGACTTTTTATCGTGACTCGAGCGTTGCTTATCGCCACAGCATTAGCGCCACCGTTTATGCTGGCATTAAACGCTGAACACTTGAATAACAATATCGGCGGCTTAGGAAGCTTATTACTCGCCTCCTCCCTGGCCAGTCTGGTCAGTGGCTATGTCTGGGGACGTCTTGCCGATATCTCCAGCAGGAAGGTTTTACTCTTGTCAGGTTTCAGCGCTGGTGTGGCTTTGTTACTGACCGTTATTGCAGCCAGTTATCACTTATTAGAGGTTTACTGGGTATTACCGGCATTATTATTTACGCTTATGGTCGCATACGAAGGTGTCCGAATGGGCCGGTCAATTCACTTAGTCGATATTGCCGATCAGGATAAACGGGCTATTTATACTGCGCTATCGAATAGCATTATTGGCGTTTTTCTTTTATTAGGCGGTTTATTCAGTATTGTTTCGCACTGGTATGGTGAACAAGTCGTTTTATTAGTGTTTGCTTTAATGAGTTTTAGCTCAATGGTTTCAGCCTATCTAATGAAAGAAGCGCAATAA